In one window of Maribacter sp. BPC-D8 DNA:
- a CDS encoding AraC family transcriptional regulator → MKVFPFKIPKPIDEHLIVQIDKEPVFYNRLHQHEEIQISYIINGNGKLLVGDSIHPFSAGDIFVIGSNLPHVFKSIANNEDAHMLTVFFTDCTFGPHFFQLPYFKDLQSFFTNADSGFKVMSNKKQLTQQILALQSLQKLQRFTSFLELLEQLSKAATEPLSKFIYAKTLSSNEGERLQEIFDFVFKNFQQPILLDDISKMAYMTPNAFCRFFKQRTNKTFFQFLIELRVEHACQLLNSKKELNINMISDLSGFNSISNFNKKFKKIKGLTPTQYQKSLAL, encoded by the coding sequence ATGAAGGTCTTTCCGTTTAAAATACCAAAACCAATCGATGAGCATTTAATTGTTCAAATAGATAAAGAACCTGTTTTTTACAACCGCTTACATCAACATGAAGAAATTCAAATAAGTTATATTATAAACGGTAACGGTAAATTGTTGGTGGGTGATAGTATACACCCTTTTTCAGCCGGAGATATATTTGTAATTGGTAGTAATCTACCTCACGTTTTTAAAAGTATTGCAAATAATGAAGATGCCCATATGCTAACCGTTTTCTTTACCGATTGCACCTTTGGCCCTCACTTCTTTCAACTACCTTATTTTAAAGATTTACAATCTTTCTTTACAAATGCCGATTCTGGCTTTAAAGTAATGTCAAACAAAAAGCAACTAACACAGCAAATCTTAGCATTACAATCTCTACAAAAACTACAACGCTTCACATCGTTTCTAGAGTTATTAGAACAATTGAGCAAAGCAGCAACAGAGCCTTTAAGTAAATTTATTTATGCTAAAACCCTAAGTTCTAATGAGGGTGAGCGCTTGCAGGAAATATTTGATTTTGTCTTTAAAAATTTTCAGCAACCTATTTTGTTAGATGACATTTCTAAAATGGCTTATATGACGCCAAATGCCTTTTGCCGCTTTTTCAAACAACGTACCAATAAAACATTTTTCCAATTTTTAATAGAGCTTCGTGTAGAACATGCTTGTCAGTTATTAAATTCTAAAAAAGAACTTAATATTAATATGATATCTGACCTATCTGGTTTCAACTCCATTTCTAATTTTAATAAGAAATTTAAAAAGATAAAAGGCTTAACGCCAACCCAGTATCAAAAATCGCTGGCATTATAA
- a CDS encoding leucine-rich repeat domain-containing protein: MFKKIFNTPGKTETELKETDAEHAEETVDYSEFVFYKETHLQIRDYKKKLSVLPNDFFEQYAGATSLEINAFDLIEIPTSITVLKKLKRISFSGGKYKSLPDLSELNLLESISIDRNNQINLDKEIAKIQHLPNLVYFKLGSYRGKKFPSVISKLKTLKHLGLGYGLEKKKDMDGLISVVKEMPWLESLNIDFNLNTEDIQPNFIELDFLNILNFRSYFSEDKTPSCLCLTKHVEFKENNKLNDLVTSFRNKYINSELSDQTKEVLFCFYKKNFLELKDKLSDKLADALNSNDKTGIVLLTKVKGFTKKKWGELLDDTCFYLAEEGDNGNLIFVVGSETEYDDFEKLIVNNKNVVFKDHLQDLIVKLEDPWLLQDTNSGLNDQLLKLLSSNLDENYKVAFEIIEGGGANETIQSLLAAIMTTHPDKKIAKKATQLYEKYGSQLFVQHAKVGVSGSLRKSGSTQQKLTRLLNHPEINEFVFRFMHHVIATSNRNIKDVLPNVFEVKNNTIKVIPEEIKYFNHIQTLRFYSCPNLNLNTAIPHLKEMGALKHLVLNGSHLSIPKSVGELIHLESFEAEQNEFEDVSELKKLDNLKKLNVAGCKLVDFSWLSSLKNLKYLNLSSNKIAQLPKELEELNQLSELHIKQNKLNKMDAGLLGLPYLKLIDYSNNLIKEIDYNFFKHKLEVLLLRSNKIASFDIKEFEKMSITSVSLQKLNLASNQITEFSLGTISFSQLGSIDISKNKIKELHSSVFSNTRVNEFFASNNQIGDIPDSVVKRSYFTKFWIQGNVIKELRESFAKIRIDNADLSNNEIEKMHPDFFIKREKDYSRLYWKIRNNPISNELKGASGLYGR, from the coding sequence ATGTTTAAAAAAATCTTTAATACACCAGGGAAAACCGAAACAGAATTAAAAGAAACTGATGCCGAGCATGCAGAAGAAACAGTAGATTATTCTGAATTTGTATTTTATAAGGAAACACATCTTCAAATTAGAGATTATAAAAAAAAGCTGTCGGTTTTACCTAATGATTTTTTTGAACAATATGCAGGTGCAACTTCATTAGAAATAAATGCTTTTGACTTGATAGAAATTCCAACTTCTATTACAGTCTTGAAAAAATTAAAAAGAATATCTTTTTCAGGTGGTAAATACAAGTCATTGCCAGATTTAAGTGAATTGAATTTGTTGGAATCAATTTCCATAGATAGAAATAACCAAATTAATTTAGACAAGGAGATTGCTAAAATTCAGCATTTACCAAACTTAGTATATTTTAAACTGGGTAGTTATAGAGGGAAAAAGTTTCCGAGTGTCATATCCAAATTAAAGACACTTAAGCATCTTGGTCTTGGTTATGGACTTGAGAAAAAAAAGGATATGGATGGGTTGATCAGCGTAGTAAAGGAAATGCCTTGGCTAGAAAGTTTGAATATCGACTTTAATCTAAACACTGAAGATATTCAGCCTAATTTTATTGAGCTTGATTTTTTAAATATTTTAAATTTTAGAAGTTATTTTTCTGAGGATAAAACTCCATCATGCCTTTGCTTGACTAAGCATGTTGAATTTAAAGAAAATAACAAGCTAAACGACTTAGTGACTTCCTTTAGAAATAAGTATATCAATTCAGAGCTTTCTGATCAAACTAAAGAAGTGCTATTTTGTTTTTACAAAAAGAATTTTCTTGAGCTTAAAGATAAACTGTCAGATAAGTTAGCTGATGCATTAAATAGTAATGATAAAACAGGCATTGTATTACTTACAAAAGTAAAAGGTTTCACCAAAAAGAAATGGGGTGAGTTACTTGATGATACTTGTTTTTATTTGGCAGAAGAAGGTGATAATGGAAATTTAATATTTGTTGTCGGTAGTGAAACTGAATATGATGATTTTGAAAAACTTATTGTTAATAACAAGAATGTTGTTTTTAAAGATCACTTGCAAGATTTAATTGTAAAACTTGAAGATCCGTGGTTGTTACAAGATACTAATTCAGGTCTTAATGATCAGTTATTGAAACTCTTGTCGAGTAATTTAGATGAGAATTATAAAGTCGCATTTGAAATTATTGAAGGCGGTGGAGCCAATGAAACCATACAGTCATTGCTTGCTGCAATAATGACAACACACCCTGATAAGAAGATTGCTAAAAAGGCAACACAATTGTATGAAAAATATGGGTCACAACTTTTTGTTCAACATGCTAAAGTAGGTGTATCTGGAAGCTTACGAAAATCAGGAAGTACACAACAAAAATTAACTCGCTTATTAAATCACCCAGAAATAAATGAGTTTGTTTTTAGGTTTATGCATCATGTTATAGCCACTTCAAATCGAAATATAAAAGATGTTTTACCTAATGTGTTCGAGGTCAAGAACAATACTATTAAAGTAATACCAGAAGAGATTAAATATTTTAATCACATTCAAACACTTCGTTTTTATTCATGTCCTAATTTAAATCTTAATACTGCTATTCCACATTTAAAGGAGATGGGAGCATTAAAACATTTGGTGTTGAACGGTTCGCATTTGAGCATACCGAAGTCGGTGGGTGAGTTAATTCATTTAGAATCATTTGAGGCTGAGCAAAATGAGTTTGAAGATGTTTCTGAATTAAAGAAACTCGATAATCTAAAAAAATTGAACGTTGCAGGTTGTAAGCTTGTTGATTTTAGCTGGTTGTCATCTTTAAAAAATCTGAAATATTTGAATTTGAGCAGTAATAAAATAGCTCAACTGCCAAAAGAATTAGAAGAATTGAACCAACTTTCTGAACTTCATATCAAACAAAATAAATTAAATAAGATGGATGCCGGGTTACTTGGTTTACCGTACTTGAAACTAATAGATTATTCAAACAACTTAATTAAAGAGATTGATTATAATTTCTTTAAGCATAAACTTGAAGTACTCTTATTGAGGTCTAATAAAATAGCATCATTTGATATAAAAGAGTTTGAAAAAATGAGTATAACTAGTGTGTCATTACAAAAGTTAAATCTAGCTTCTAATCAAATTACAGAATTTAGTCTTGGTACTATTAGTTTTTCACAACTGGGATCTATTGATATTTCTAAAAACAAGATTAAAGAACTTCACTCTTCTGTATTTTCTAATACGAGAGTTAATGAATTTTTTGCAAGTAATAATCAAATTGGCGATATACCAGATAGTGTTGTTAAACGATCATATTTCACCAAATTTTGGATACAAGGTAACGTGATAAAAGAATTAAGAGAATCATTTGCTAAAATTCGTATTGATAATGCAGATTTAAGTAACAATGAGATAGAAAAAATGCATCCTGATTTTTTTATTAAAAGAGAAAAAGATTATTCAAGATTATATTGGAAGATTAGAAATAATCCTATTTCTAATGAATTAAAAGGTGCATCTGGTCTTTATGGTAGATAG
- a CDS encoding ATP-binding protein yields the protein MEKNKQFNYITYGATVNADLVRVFLKHLVTSSFNQESENRPTPACIWGMHGIGKTELVREFANENGFEFIYIAPAQFEEMGDLVGMPQIKNINDKNSTHFVAPDWVPTKEGPGILLIDDINRADDRILRGIMQLLQNYELVSWTLPKDWMIISTANPDGGDYSVTTMDDAMLTRMVHISMEFDVKTWARWAEKKEIDPRGIAFVLNYPEIVTGQRTTPRSLVQFFQSISTITDLKKSLDLVKIIADGCLDQETSVAFINFINMDLDKLIAPEEILNTPDFKMISGRLKVLIDGKTKRMDILSVILTRLTNNLLYNKGELSNKQFDNLHKFIMLPFIPNDLRLAMAQDLVNSDRKDLKRLYAIPEIGKLILTKM from the coding sequence ATGGAAAAAAATAAGCAATTTAATTACATAACCTATGGCGCTACTGTAAATGCAGACCTTGTAAGAGTTTTTTTAAAACATTTAGTAACAAGTAGCTTTAACCAAGAAAGTGAGAACCGACCCACACCAGCTTGCATTTGGGGAATGCATGGAATTGGAAAAACTGAGTTGGTTAGAGAATTTGCCAATGAGAATGGGTTTGAATTTATTTATATAGCACCTGCGCAATTCGAAGAAATGGGCGACCTAGTAGGAATGCCACAAATTAAAAATATCAATGACAAAAACAGTACCCATTTTGTAGCACCCGATTGGGTACCTACCAAAGAGGGACCAGGTATTTTGCTAATTGACGATATTAATAGAGCTGATGATCGAATTTTAAGAGGTATTATGCAACTACTTCAGAACTATGAACTAGTGAGTTGGACATTACCTAAAGATTGGATGATAATTTCGACTGCAAACCCTGATGGTGGTGATTATTCTGTTACCACAATGGATGATGCCATGCTAACAAGAATGGTCCATATTTCAATGGAGTTTGATGTAAAAACATGGGCGCGATGGGCAGAGAAAAAAGAAATAGATCCAAGGGGTATCGCTTTTGTTTTAAATTATCCAGAAATTGTTACCGGTCAAAGAACAACCCCACGTTCATTAGTTCAGTTTTTTCAATCAATAAGTACAATCACTGATTTGAAAAAATCTCTTGACCTTGTTAAAATTATTGCCGATGGCTGTCTGGATCAAGAAACTTCGGTGGCATTCATTAATTTTATTAATATGGATTTGGATAAGCTCATCGCTCCTGAAGAAATACTTAATACTCCCGATTTTAAAATGATAAGTGGAAGACTAAAAGTGTTGATAGACGGCAAAACAAAACGAATGGATATATTATCAGTAATTCTTACCCGCTTAACTAATAATCTACTTTATAATAAAGGTGAGCTAAGTAATAAACAGTTCGATAACCTGCATAAATTTATAATGTTACCATTTATACCTAACGACTTACGTTTGGCAATGGCTCAAGACTTAGTGAACTCAGATAGAAAAGATTTAAAAAGACTTTACGCTATTCCTGAAATTGGTAAACTTATTCTAACAAAAATGTAA
- a CDS encoding VWA-like domain-containing protein, which produces MSVDTGRILEEVTRTSISLLLKEPFYSHLFSCMNKIVVDSDNDVQTMAIGITDNAHTLYINPLFWDNFLTDEDHRYGVIKHEVLHIIFKHTLVNPKSYNKHLLNIAMDLVVNQFIERKQLPDESLFLETFPELEFEKDRTFHYYYDKLLALKNDINGKYKDSVAAANLNSIKEKSHGLNRHDKWFEIYSQNNIDKTLTEAQIDNLINIANNKTSIKVFGNLPAGLRLWIEKILIKPVPLVDWRRVVKLFSESSCKTKIKTTLKRPSKRFGTVPGIKIKKLRKLLIAIDTSGSINKAELSDFFSEVYHIWRQGAEIEVVECDVVIKRSYAYKGVTPTFVTGGGGTDFNAPLEYGNSNFKPDGLIYFTDGFAPRPKTHARFPLLWVISKNGIEVDSNDFKHLPGRKAKL; this is translated from the coding sequence ATGAGTGTTGATACTGGAAGAATACTTGAAGAAGTCACAAGAACAAGCATATCCTTATTATTAAAAGAGCCTTTTTATTCTCATTTATTTAGTTGTATGAATAAAATAGTTGTTGATTCAGACAACGATGTGCAAACAATGGCAATCGGTATTACCGATAATGCCCATACTTTATATATTAATCCTTTATTTTGGGACAATTTCTTAACTGACGAAGACCATAGGTACGGTGTTATTAAGCACGAGGTACTGCATATCATTTTTAAACATACTTTGGTTAATCCTAAAAGCTATAATAAGCACCTTTTAAATATTGCTATGGATTTGGTTGTGAATCAATTTATAGAAAGAAAGCAATTGCCAGATGAGTCTCTTTTTTTAGAAACATTTCCAGAATTAGAATTTGAAAAAGATAGAACCTTTCATTATTATTATGATAAGCTGTTAGCGCTTAAAAATGATATAAATGGCAAGTATAAAGATTCGGTAGCAGCAGCAAATTTGAATAGCATAAAAGAAAAATCACATGGTCTTAATAGACATGATAAATGGTTTGAAATTTATTCGCAAAATAATATAGATAAAACCTTAACAGAAGCCCAAATAGACAACCTCATTAATATTGCGAACAATAAAACTTCTATTAAAGTTTTTGGAAACTTACCAGCAGGATTACGTCTGTGGATCGAAAAAATACTCATTAAACCAGTACCCTTAGTTGATTGGAGAAGGGTTGTCAAACTATTTTCAGAAAGCAGTTGTAAAACCAAAATTAAAACAACGTTAAAAAGACCATCAAAAAGGTTTGGAACGGTACCAGGTATTAAAATAAAAAAACTTAGAAAATTATTAATTGCAATTGATACTTCAGGCAGTATTAATAAAGCAGAGTTATCTGATTTCTTTAGTGAAGTATATCATATTTGGAGACAAGGTGCAGAAATAGAAGTTGTTGAATGCGATGTTGTTATAAAGCGGTCTTATGCCTATAAAGGTGTTACTCCTACTTTTGTAACGGGCGGCGGCGGTACTGATTTTAATGCTCCTCTAGAATACGGAAACAGCAATTTTAAACCAGATGGGTTAATATATTTTACTGATGGATTTGCACCAAGACCAAAAACACATGCACGCTTTCCGTTATTGTGGGTTATAAGTAAAAATGGCATTGAAGTAGATAGTAACGATTTTAAACATTTACCAGGCCGTAAGGCAAAATTATAA
- a CDS encoding MerR family transcriptional regulator — protein MNNVKKQFSIRDLENLSGIKAHTIRIWEKRYNLLSPERTDTNIRTYSLSSLQKLLNVTLLYNNGHKISKIAKISDKDIPYVVREIVAKHSHKSQAINAFKLAMVNFDQTMFFNTYNALLSENSFREIFKETFVPLLNELGLLWQTDTISPAHEHFMSSLIKQKILINTEKLQHLEPTKKDKVFVAFLPENEIHDIGLLYINYEIILKGYKCIYLGPTIPMENLEDVLKYFDDIYFVSYFTVFPEKDKINKYLEDFSKLVAEYNNPNFWILGRQTNFIEEATKPKFCRTFTSIDNLVNNL, from the coding sequence ATGAACAATGTAAAAAAGCAGTTTAGTATTAGAGACCTTGAAAACCTCTCTGGTATTAAAGCACATACTATCAGAATTTGGGAAAAAAGATACAATCTTTTATCTCCTGAGCGTACCGACACAAACATTAGAACCTATAGTCTTTCGAGCCTACAAAAGTTACTTAATGTTACATTGTTGTATAATAATGGACACAAAATATCTAAAATCGCCAAGATATCTGATAAAGATATTCCGTATGTTGTTCGCGAAATAGTAGCAAAACACAGTCATAAGAGTCAAGCGATTAACGCCTTTAAATTGGCAATGGTCAATTTTGACCAAACGATGTTCTTTAATACCTATAATGCTTTATTGAGCGAAAATTCGTTTCGAGAGATTTTTAAAGAAACGTTTGTACCCCTGTTAAACGAATTAGGTCTTCTTTGGCAAACGGACACTATCAGTCCTGCACATGAACACTTTATGAGTAGTTTGATCAAACAAAAAATTCTTATTAATACCGAAAAGCTTCAACATTTAGAGCCTACCAAGAAAGACAAAGTCTTTGTTGCATTTTTACCTGAAAATGAAATACACGATATAGGCTTACTTTATATCAATTATGAGATTATTCTAAAAGGTTATAAGTGCATTTATTTAGGTCCGACAATACCTATGGAGAATCTAGAAGATGTTTTGAAGTATTTCGATGACATCTATTTTGTATCCTATTTTACGGTTTTTCCAGAAAAAGACAAGATTAACAAGTATTTAGAAGATTTCTCTAAGCTAGTTGCCGAATATAACAACCCTAATTTTTGGATCTTAGGTAGACAAACAAATTTTATTGAAGAGGCTACAAAACCTAAATTTTGTAGAACATTTACTTCTATAGATAATCTGGTTAACAATTTATAA
- a CDS encoding phytoene desaturase family protein yields the protein MNKSCIVIGSGFSSLSAACYLAKAGWDVSIYEKNDTVGGRASQFIKDGFTFDMGPSWYWMPDIFDKFFADFNKQTSDYYHLDKLSPAYKIFFSDDIITIGDNMDKICEEFERIEPGSSKALKKFIDKAQENYDIAINKVVLRPGLSPLELVTKETILKVDQFFKTISSQVRKSFKNPKLVSTLEFPVLFLGAKPSNTPSFYNFMNFADFGLGTWHPKGGMYEVIKAMESLAKELGVKVNINSPIEKIQVTNGKATGVTCNGKNYTADVVLSGADYHHSESLLDEKYQQYSQNYWDKKVFAPSSLLFYIGLDTKLKNVEHHNLFFDTDFELHAKEIYDSPKWPTNPLFYANFPSTTDASMAPDGCETAFFLVPIATALEDTEALRSQYFDIIMDRFEKRTGQDIRKNIIFKETFCVNDFVERYNSYKGNAYGMANTLTQTAFLRPNLRSKKVVDLYFTGQLTVPGPGVPPALISGKLVSELIIKDN from the coding sequence ATGAATAAAAGTTGCATAGTAATTGGTTCTGGTTTTTCATCACTATCAGCGGCATGTTACTTGGCAAAAGCTGGCTGGGATGTTTCTATATATGAGAAAAATGACACTGTAGGTGGTAGGGCTTCTCAATTCATAAAAGACGGATTTACGTTTGATATGGGCCCGAGTTGGTATTGGATGCCAGACATTTTTGATAAGTTTTTTGCCGATTTTAATAAACAAACATCAGACTATTACCATCTAGACAAGCTAAGCCCCGCTTATAAAATTTTCTTTAGTGACGATATTATCACCATTGGCGATAATATGGATAAAATTTGTGAGGAGTTTGAAAGAATAGAACCTGGCAGCTCAAAAGCATTAAAAAAGTTTATCGATAAAGCACAAGAGAATTATGATATTGCGATTAACAAAGTAGTTCTAAGACCGGGACTTTCACCTTTAGAATTGGTAACCAAAGAAACCATTTTAAAAGTTGACCAATTTTTTAAAACTATTAGTTCGCAAGTACGTAAGTCTTTTAAAAATCCGAAATTGGTATCTACTTTAGAATTTCCTGTATTGTTTCTTGGCGCTAAACCGAGCAATACTCCGTCATTCTATAATTTCATGAATTTTGCAGATTTTGGCTTAGGTACATGGCACCCAAAAGGTGGTATGTATGAAGTAATTAAGGCTATGGAAAGTCTTGCAAAAGAACTTGGCGTCAAAGTAAACATCAATTCGCCGATTGAGAAAATTCAAGTAACCAACGGTAAAGCAACCGGAGTTACGTGCAATGGCAAAAACTATACTGCAGATGTTGTTTTAAGCGGAGCAGATTACCACCACTCAGAAAGCTTGTTAGATGAAAAATACCAGCAATATTCTCAAAACTATTGGGACAAAAAGGTATTTGCACCTTCTTCATTATTATTTTACATAGGGCTTGATACGAAACTGAAAAACGTTGAGCATCACAACCTATTTTTTGATACAGATTTTGAGCTACACGCTAAAGAAATTTACGACAGTCCAAAATGGCCAACCAATCCGCTATTCTATGCTAATTTTCCATCTACAACAGATGCAAGTATGGCACCCGATGGTTGCGAAACAGCATTTTTTCTAGTACCAATTGCTACTGCTCTTGAAGATACCGAAGCATTGAGAAGTCAATATTTTGACATTATTATGGATCGTTTTGAAAAAAGAACTGGGCAAGACATTAGAAAAAATATTATATTCAAAGAAACATTCTGTGTAAATGACTTTGTAGAACGATACAATTCATACAAAGGCAATGCATACGGTATGGCCAATACTTTAACACAGACTGCATTTTTGAGACCTAATTTAAGAAGTAAAAAAGTAGTTGATTTATATTTTACAGGACAACTGACTGTGCCTGGTCCCGGTGTGCCACCCGCTTTAATCTCCGGTAAATTAGTGTCAGAATTAATTATAAAAGATAATTAG
- a CDS encoding phytoene/squalene synthase family protein → MKDTFDQVSYQCSKIVTKRYSTSFALATKMLHSSIRGHIYNIYGFVRFADEIVDTFHDYDKEVLFDKFEEELEASLRDKISLNPILNSFQHTYHAYNIPKHLVDSFMKSMRMDLVKNIYRTDAEYKEYIYGSADVVGLMCLQVFVKGDVEEYNRLKESAMALGSAFQKVNFLRDVKADFEELNRSYFPNTNLKELDEASKKRIVEEIKADFKKGYEGIVNLPTDAKFGVYTAYKYYYKLLNKLQSTPSLEIKNARIRVPNYQKFGLLARSYVKFKMNLV, encoded by the coding sequence ATGAAAGATACTTTTGATCAAGTTTCATACCAATGCAGTAAGATTGTTACTAAACGATATAGCACGTCTTTCGCATTAGCCACCAAGATGTTGCACTCATCTATACGTGGTCATATTTATAATATATATGGTTTTGTTCGCTTTGCAGATGAAATTGTAGACACCTTCCATGATTATGACAAAGAAGTTCTTTTCGACAAATTCGAAGAAGAACTTGAAGCTTCTTTACGAGATAAAATAAGTCTTAATCCTATTTTAAACTCTTTTCAACATACCTATCATGCCTACAATATACCTAAGCACTTGGTTGATTCATTTATGAAAAGTATGCGAATGGATTTGGTGAAGAATATTTACAGAACCGATGCAGAATACAAAGAATACATATATGGCTCTGCAGATGTTGTTGGCTTAATGTGTCTTCAGGTTTTTGTAAAGGGTGATGTTGAAGAGTATAACCGATTAAAAGAATCGGCAATGGCATTAGGTTCCGCTTTTCAAAAAGTAAATTTCTTGCGAGATGTAAAAGCTGATTTTGAGGAATTGAATAGATCATATTTCCCAAACACGAACTTGAAAGAATTAGATGAAGCTTCTAAAAAACGTATCGTTGAAGAAATAAAGGCAGATTTCAAAAAAGGATATGAAGGAATTGTAAATTTACCTACGGATGCAAAATTCGGAGTATATACAGCGTATAAATATTATTATAAACTTTTAAATAAGCTACAAAGCACACCATCTCTAGAAATTAAGAATGCTAGAATAAGGGTTCCTAATTATCAGAAATTTGGTTTACTAGCTCGTTCTTATGTTAAATTTAAAATGAACTTGGTATAA
- a CDS encoding sterol desaturase family protein — protein MNIVIGILIFLGTFLFMEFMAWFTHKYVMHGFLWSLHSDHHKKDHDSWFERNDLFFIFYAIVSMSLFYSGTTGFWYGYPLGFGILAYGIAYFLVHDIFIHQRFKLFRNANNWYSRGVRRAHKMHHKHIGKGDGECFGMLFVPFKYFKK, from the coding sequence ATGAATATAGTTATTGGAATATTGATTTTTCTAGGAACATTCTTGTTCATGGAATTCATGGCGTGGTTTACGCATAAATATGTAATGCATGGTTTTCTTTGGAGCCTACATAGCGACCATCATAAAAAAGACCACGACTCGTGGTTTGAAAGAAACGACCTTTTCTTCATCTTTTATGCGATTGTAAGTATGTCTTTATTCTACTCAGGTACCACTGGTTTTTGGTACGGCTATCCATTAGGGTTTGGAATTTTAGCTTACGGTATAGCTTATTTCTTGGTACATGATATCTTTATACACCAACGCTTTAAACTATTCAGAAACGCAAATAACTGGTATAGTAGAGGTGTTAGAAGAGCACATAAAATGCATCACAAACATATCGGCAAAGGCGATGGCGAATGCTTCGGTATGTTGTTTGTACCCTTTAAGTATTTTAAGAAATAG
- a CDS encoding TlpA family protein disulfide reductase has protein sequence MTRQTVFTLLIIAFVISFFVTPLGDYSKIMLNRAFATSPTIIKSENRGKVTDYDWKLKDQNWKFFNFEEAKGKVTFITFWTSWHMPSQAQLKDVQYLYDTYGDKMKFYVITNEERAPVELFMEEQGYTFPVTYQIIGEPSPISLLKPPGSYLIDKTGSIVIHQNAIADWDNDKVDKLLNQLIAE, from the coding sequence ATGACCAGACAAACGGTTTTTACCTTATTGATCATTGCTTTTGTAATCTCTTTTTTCGTTACCCCATTGGGTGATTATAGCAAGATTATGCTTAACAGGGCATTTGCCACTTCCCCGACAATTATTAAATCTGAAAATAGAGGTAAAGTAACTGACTATGATTGGAAGCTAAAAGATCAGAATTGGAAGTTCTTTAATTTTGAGGAAGCAAAAGGTAAAGTTACATTCATTACTTTTTGGACTTCATGGCATATGCCTTCTCAGGCGCAGTTAAAAGACGTACAGTACCTTTACGATACTTACGGCGATAAGATGAAGTTCTATGTAATTACCAATGAAGAAAGAGCTCCTGTTGAGCTTTTTATGGAAGAGCAAGGTTACACCTTCCCCGTAACCTATCAAATAATTGGTGAACCAAGTCCGATTTCATTATTAAAACCACCAGGGTCTTACCTAATAGATAAAACGGGTTCAATAGTAATACACCAAAATGCTATTGCTGATTGGGATAATGATAAAGTTGATAAACTTCTAAATCAACTTATAGCAGAATAA